Genomic segment of Apium graveolens cultivar Ventura chromosome 7, ASM990537v1, whole genome shotgun sequence:
AAACCAAAGAAAGAAACATTTTGAAGCATTTGTTGTAGTAGCTCCTTTGATGAATTCTAGTTGCTACTTCTGTAGGTCTAGACACATGCCAATATTTCTGTATATTGTGATGAATAAATAAATTCAAAACTGTACTTTACACAAACCACAGTACTTATTCACTTCCTCTATTAGCTTAAACATATGTCATCTGATTTTCGAAATGTATGCATAAATCTAGCACAATAATATTATTATGATACATGTATGATGTAACCAAAAAAGAATTTACAGATGATTTTTGTATTTTACATACAAAGAAAAGTAATCCAATACCTCTTAGTGTAGCAGTATTCTCCTCGTTTTCGTTTTTCTCTTTTGTTTTTACCAATGTCCAACAGCATCAATGCTTTCTTGTTTGTATTGTGCTTGCATTGAGTTTTGTGGGAAAGGTAATGGAAATGTTGGATCATTTGGCACAAAAGATGGCTGAGAAATGAGATTTGGTGGTGAATATACACCACCAGGATATTGCATGGCTATTTTTTGATCATGTTGTTGCAAGCGCTGTTCCCCTCTTTGTTGCTTTGGAACATTCAGCCGCTCTCCTTCTAACTCTCTGTACTTGGCTAGATAATGTTTAAGTGGAGTTACGTAATCTTCGAAACCAAGAATCGTTATAGCCCAAATAATGTCATCTCCATTGATAGTTTTCCGCTTCTCGCGTTGACATTTATCAGATGCTTCTCCGGTGACAAAACTAATGAATTCGGACACACATTCTTGAACTGTCTCTTTTGCATCTTTCGAAATCTTGCCATTAGCTGGAATGCCTTTTTTCATGATCCTACCAACATTGGCTATAGGAAGAAACCTATCTTGCTCTTTGTTGTTGGTTGTGTTAGAAGTGTTGGTATTGTTGTTGTGACAATTGCAATTGTTGTTTGTGTTGTTACAATAGCTTTTTGAGCAAGGACTTTCTGGGCTAGGAACCCCACTTGGTCCAATTAATTGCCTCTCATCTTCAACAAGTTCTCTTCCATTATTATTTTGGTGAAATTCCATGTCTTTCTCTTTCTCTTGGTTAGAGAAAATTAAGAATGATATTAAGAAATTGATATTAATTTGGTGTTTATATATGGGGTTGTGATAAATTGGACATTTTTAAAGCTTAGGAATAGGCAAGTAAAGAGGGAGGCAAAGAATATGGATGACTTGCACAAAATTTGGACCCTTGGACTCGCTCCTAAGCCTTCGGATTTTAACAATACATATCTTCTATCTATAGTTTGTCATCATCACATATAGTATATTTTCACTATACTTCCAGACCATAAAGATTTCTAATGAAATGAGCAAGTCTTAACAATCTTATAAGCTATGTATTAAAGTAGTATCCATTCTTACTTATTTCTCGAGCTTGAGAGAATTGAATTGAATCCAAAACCTGATATCGACGTAGAATAGGCTTTCGCACTTAGTCATCCCACCACGCCCACAACATCATACAGGGTTGCGTAAAATACAAAACTGGACTGAACCGGATCGATCCGGATCAGACCGAAAACCGGATTTTATCAAAATTACGGTCTGAGGACCGGATTAGTTCGGTCCGGGCCGGTAAATTCGGTCCGGTCTAACTTATAGTTTCATACCGGAATACTGGCCCTCATAACATGTCATGCAAGTATTGTTCTCTTCTTGCATATTTTAAAAGCATTGTGAATGTTCTTGTAGGTTG
This window contains:
- the LOC141671366 gene encoding uncharacterized protein LOC141671366, which codes for MEFHQNNNGRELVEDERQLIGPSGVPSPESPCSKSYCNNTNNNCNCHNNNTNTSNTTNNKEQDRFLPIANVGRIMKKGIPANGKISKDAKETVQECVSEFISFVTGEASDKCQREKRKTINGDDIIWAITILGFEDYVTPLKHYLAKYRELEGERLNVPKQQRGEQRLQQHDQKIAMQYPGGVYSPPNLISQPSFVPNDPTFPLPFPQNSMQAQYKQESIDAVGHW